Within Flavobacterium pisciphilum, the genomic segment GAGGATATTGTGAATCATTTAAAGCAAACGCTGCAAAGTGAAACCCAATCCAAGCTCCACCATTTTCCATGTATTTTTTAAAAGCTTCCCTCTGATTTGTCTCTTCGGGGTGCGTATCTAAAAAAATTACTGCTTGATATTTTGCTAGAAATTTAGCATTTAGGTTATCCCAATTATTGGTTGAATCGTATTCAAAATGATATTTTTCTGCCATTTTAGGAAACCAGCTGTTGGCTTCATGTACAAAACTGATATGAGCTTGGTCGTTTTTGGCAGTATAAAAGGCAATTACTTTAAATTTAGAATTGTCTTTATCATGTTGAGAAAAAGTAGAATAAGTTGTTAGGAGGATTAGTGTTAGTAACCCTCTTTTGGCAACATAATAGATTGTTTTATCAAGTAACCGCATTGAATCGATCTTGGGGATTGCTACTTTTTTTATTAATCGTTAATTTTTTCTATCACTATTTCATTTCCAGATTTGTCATAGTAAGTGCAAGTCATTTCGACAATATCTACTCTCCATTTGGCTATTCCGCATTGCCCAGCTTGGTTGCAAAATGTCATATAATCGGTTTGTCCGTCTTGATGTTGTAAGAGGTATTCTAGGAAAAGTTCTTTATTTACATTTGATGTTACTTTTATCTCCTCGTATTTATCAGTTGTAGCTACTCGATAATTGTTAACGCCATAATATTCTACAGTACCATCTTTTACATTGGTGTCGTATCCTTTTACGCCAAGAATTATTAAGTCTTGTATGTAATTTG encodes:
- a CDS encoding DUF1398 domain-containing protein, with product MFTIEQIKEAHSKVKTGADFPNYIQDLIILGVKGYDTNVKDGTVEYYGVNNYRVATTDKYEEIKVTSNVNKELFLEYLLQHQDGQTDYMTFCNQAGQCGIAKWRVDIVEMTCTYYDKSGNEIVIEKIND